From Candidatus Methylomirabilis lanthanidiphila:
TGTGACGAGGACAAGGTACTTATCGTGACCTGCGTCAACGATCAGATAGGTTCCCGGCTGCCCGACTGTGTAGGTTGCGCCTTCGTGGCGCACATGTAAGTCGCTCAACTGTGGGTCAACCTCAACTGTCACCTGCGCTCCGGAGACCGCGAGCACCTGCCCGATATTCTTACTCATTGTGCGCCCTCCGTGGTCTTCGTTGTGCCGGGCATGGCATCCAGTGTCTTGAATTCCGGAACGAACTGCGAGAATTCCATACTAATGACAGGTTGAACTGAGCGGGAGACCCCGAAGAGGGACTTGAGATTGTCGCTCTTCACCTGCGGGTCAACGACAAATAGAAGCGTGTTGTCGCGTTCGACAAATGACCGAATTGCTGAGCGGATGTGCTGATCAGGGAAGCTCGTCCCAATGCAAATCAGTAGTTCAATTTCCTCCAGTGTGCGCCGGAATGCCTCAAACAGATCCATGTACGGCACGGTATATGTCTGAGAGTATTTCGCTGGCGTGGGGAAGATCACGATTCGTTTACTTCGGTCCGGTTGCTTAGCGGACAGCGCGCCGCAACTCGCTAGGTTATCCGACAAGCTCCCGTCAACTCTGCGAACGATTATGGATTGATCAGAATAGTCCGCTTCGCCTTCTCCCGACCCGTCAGCACCAATGGCCTGAGCATAGGTCCAGTCAACGGAACCGTGTAGTTTCCAGTAATAGACGGCGCATCGTTCACCAAACGAAGATACCTCCCGTCTATAGCATCCCATGTTGAACGTCGGCAGTATCGCACTTTCAAATCCGTCCACCAAGACGAGGTCCGGTCGGCGGTCGGCACGAGGCCGTTGTGATAAGCGGACCAACGCAGCTTCAACGCACAGGTCAATATTCGTGGAGAAAACTCGAATGAGTTTGTTTGCCGGTTTCCCAAAGGAAGCCATAGCCAGGAAGAAGTCGGCCAAATAGTCCACGTTGCCGCTGCCATGTTTGGAGTGCTTATGGCTCGACAGGTCGCACATCTCGGCCATGAATCCGATAAGTTCTTCCGAAGCCTGCCTGATTGCCGTTGCAGGAATCTCGGATTTCCCAATAGCAGTTGTCACCGGGGCGAATGCGGTATGTGCAGTCCCCGCAGCGTCGAGGAGTTGAGATAGTCTGGTCAGCAAGTCCTCGATATTCCAATTCGCAAGTATCTTCTGGTCTTCGGGGCACAGCGTCTTCAATAGATCCAGCGTCGGCTTGGTGATTCCGTAATCGGGTTTGTTGTCTCGAATCTGACCGCGAAGGATTTCAGCGATTTCCACCATGGTCGGAATGCCGTAGTCGTAACTTGCCCCGGCGCCGAGGAATACCGCCCATCGCTCTTTAGCCTGTCGTAAGCTGTTGTGCAGGTTCAGTACCGGGGAATCACCCATGACTATCACCCATGACTATCTCCTGTCTTGAGATCAACCGCAGCGCGGGCGATCAGTTCCCCCCCAAATCTCCGCCAGCTTGCCCTGAATCTTCTTCTCCATCCGCACGATCAGCTCCCGATTCGCCTCCGCCAACTTGCGCTCCGTCTCCAACTCGGCGACGATCCGGCGCTGGGTGGCGAGGGGCGGCTGTGTTCCGGCATGTCCTTGATGGTCTTCACGTCAGACTTTCTCCGCACCGCTGAAGGTCTCCTGAATTGCCGAACAGATTTCTTCGCGGGTCAACGTGTGCTCAGGTAGTTTTGCCAACCCGCCGTGATGGGCCATATCTGAAAGCCTGCATAAGCGGAACAGTTGATCCTTCGTGGCGTTGCTGACGAGTCCTTTACCGTGAAGAGTGCCAATGAGGTCGCCTAATCCGCTCTTGTCCTTGATTTCGGCGGCTAGGGTTCGGTAGTACTTGGTTTTCAGAATGATCTCGAAAACCTTGCGGATGTTGCCCTGCATATCTTCGGGTGTGGGTCCGAAGTCCTCGTCCAGATAGCGACTCATGTCGTCACACAGGCGGGCGATCTCCGCTTTGCGATCGTCCTCTACATCAAAAGGTTCGATCCAGCTACCGTTCTTCTTGTCGGACTTAAGTTGAAGCACGCCCTTGTTTTGAATGCCGTCGAAAAGCATCCGAAGAAAGTCCTTCTTGTGGGTGAACACGCAAAGCTGATTCACCAGAGGGGAAAGACCAGCCAGTAATGTGACCGTGCCTAAACGCCGAGTCTCGTCCAGACTGGAAAGCGGATCGTCAAAGATGACGATTTGCTTGTCGAGTTCCGGCGCCTTCTCCAGTGCTGCAATGAAGAAAGCAAAGGCCAACGTACTCTTGTCGCCCTCGCTGAGCGTATTCTTGAAGGACGGCGCATCGTCCTGGCGGGATGTGAGCGGGACTTTCTGTTCCAGAATGAGGAATTCAAAATCGCTGTAGCTTTCGTTTGCCCGCTCATCTGTCTTTCCTGTCAAACCGATGATGGTGAAGTCGGCTCCTAAAGACAAAAGGCGCCTGTTGATGCGTGTCTGGTACGTCTCGAAGATGGTCTTGGTGTAGGCGGCAAGCTCAGCCTCCTTGGCCTTCTTCTGGTTCAGAAGGTTGTCGGCGTCCATCTTGACCGCCTGGTAGTCAGTTGCCCATTTCTTCCATTCTGGCTTAAACCGCGACTGGATCTCCCGTTCCTTCGCCAGCGCAATGCGGATCGAAGGAACGTCCGACTTTGGCAGACTCGCAACGCAGTTCTTCGCTTTCTCTGTGAAAGCCGTGACTGCCGTGTTGTACGATTCGACAGCCATTTTTATCGAGGCGAGCTCAGCGGTGAGAGCGTCGAATTGCGGCAGCTCAGCATCGGCGTTCGGGTCTTTCTGCTTCTTATCCAACTCGGACTGGATCTTAGCCTTCAACTCGGTAAGTTTGGGACGGAGGGTCTCAGCGGTAGCCGAAACAGCGGGCAACGTTTCCACTCCAATAAAGGGTTCCCACTGCCTCAACGTGGCAATGTTGGCGTTATGGACGGAAACCAGCGCTGTGAGGTCGTTGTCGAGATTCCATTTGGCAAGTGCCGAGGCCCGCAGGACGAGATTCTGTTGGTAAGTCCGGAAGGCATCGTTGAAGAATTCCTGGTATGCCTTTAGGAGATCAGCCGCGTTTTTTAGATTCTGTCCGCAGAACGGGCAATCCGCCTGCACATGATCGAGCCCTTGCCGTATGAACTCCTTCGCTTGCGCTTTGTTTTTGATGTTCTGGTCAATGTGAGTAAGAACGCGCTTCTCGGCAGTCGCATGTGCGGCGGCGAGCTTTTTTGCGACGAGTGCCCTCAACTCGTTCAGGTAATTAAGTGGGGTCGACATCTCCTCCTCGTCCTGGATGACATCCGACGAGTCTTGCCCTGGTTGAGTCGGATCGAAGTCCGGTGCCGTTAATGTGTTTGGATAGCTGAGTTGCCGGATTCGGGTCTCGGATTCCTTTGACTTAATGTCTTGTTCAAGCTTCTGGATTCGCGTGATAACCGCGATTTCTTCAGCGGTAGAAATTGTCATGAAAGCGTCGAGTTTGTGATGTGTGAAGCGAGCGTCTGTAAACTGCTTGGCAAGGACTTCGAATTGCTGTCTCCGTTCCTTCTCACGGTTCTTTAGGTTAGCGAGTTGTTCAGCCAGCTTGATCCCCTCAGCGCCGATGATGATCTTGTGAATGTTCTTTTTGTGTTCATGTTCGATCTTTTGGGCAAGGATGTTCGCATGGATGAAGGGGGTGTCGAAAATCCGAATGTTGGGAAACGGCCTATCCCATCTCGTGTCGTTGAAAACATGGTTTGCCCCGTCAATAATGATGACGGCTTCGGGCGCGGCGACTTTGCCCAAGGTCTTGCGACTTTGGACCAATTTCGAGTTATTGTCGCGCAGAGATCGGAGGACATTGACAAGGGTTGACTTGCCATAGGCGTTGGGAGCAAAAAGGAAGGTATTTTTATGCCAATCTAACCCCTCGCCTTTTGCGGTAAAGCCATAGAACTTGCCGACGTTCTTGAGGAGCTTGACCTTGGTGATCATTCCGCTCCCCAAATCTCGGCCAGCTTCACCTGAATCTTCTTCTCCACCCGCGCGATCAAGTCCCGGTTCGCCTCCACCAACCTCCGCTCCGCCTCCAACTCCGCCACGATCTGGCGCTGGATGTCGAGGGGCGGGAGGGGGATTGGAACGGTCTCGACTATTGACTGGTTGATCTTCGGCATACTCCCGGCTGAACCCGATGCATTCCTCTTAAGAAAAGCCCTCGCATCGGGAGATTGAAGTACGACAATCAAATACTCACTCAATACGATGGACTCGTTTGCCCGAATTCTGATCATCAAGTCCGGATAGACATAATCTCCGTCATCAACATTAAACAACGCGGCAGTTCCAACTAATTCGGCGGTGTTTCCACGCTGAAGGAAGATGTCGCCCTTACGGCATCGCACTGGAGAGTCCCGACTGATTCTCTCATCCAAGTATTTGAATTGCGCGATGTCCAATCGACCGCTGGTTGTGGCACTCAACGACAAGACCTTCACTTTCGTAGGGAAATCAACAGGCTTCCCAGAGTAACCGTTCTTCGGTTTCTCCGTAATGATGTCTCCGAGACGCCGAACAGACCACGCCGGATCAATCCGGATGGTGGGTTTGTAGTTGGCGATGACCTGGCGGGCGCCTTCGATGACCTTCCGGTAGCCCTCCAACTCCGCCACGATCCGCTCCTGCTCCGCCAGCGGCGGGAGGGGGACTTCTATTACGACTAAGTCTTTCGCATAGACGTGCGGTTGCGCCATACCTTTCTGGATGCCGTAAATTGCTTTTTGTTTTCCTTTGAGAATTTCAGAAACAAAGCGAGTTTTCGCTTTCTGTTCATCGAGCGAAATAATCGTTGTGCAATCGGTAGCGAAGATGGGGACTTCGAAATAGTTTACGAACCCAGCATACGCGCCAGACGCGCTCACTGTGATAACTGGTGGTTGGCGGTTCGCCTCTGCGTGGTAGCAAGAAGGCACTTGTCCGCCAGCAATCACGGGAACATTTCCAGGCTTTGCTTGGGCTCTTGTAAAACTAGCTCCCTTTTCCAGTTTGCACACCTTCCCTAACTTCACCATCGGCCACTTGCCGTTGGGGAGGGTAGCAACGGGGCGATAGCGGTCGCCGGAGAGGTTGCAGTCGGGCGATTCGAGGAGGCGCTTGCGACTCACGGCATGCGCCATTTTATTTTCTCCCGTTTGTCGCCCCTTCTTGTGGCTATCCATAATCCTCAGCGCGCCCATCAAATCGCTTCCCTCGATCGGCCTTCTCTGTGCGCCGAGGTTGAATCCGTCGTTCTCCACCTTCACAAACAGCACCTCATCCGTCCGCTTTGCGAGGTTGCGGTCGAGGAAGAGGATGCTGGTTTTCACGCCGCTATATGGATTAAACACGCCAGCCGGAAGGCTGACTACGGCCCAGAGGTAATTCTCAACGAGCATTCGGCGCAGGTTCTTGTAGGCGTTCTGGCTCTGGAAGATGATCCCCTCTGGAACGATGACGCCCGCGCGTCCGCCTGAGTTGAGGTGCTCGGCAATGTAGTCCACGAACAGCACTTCGCTTCGCTTGGCTTTGATGGAAAACCGGTTGTGCGGGCGGATGCCGCCTGTCGGGGTCATGAACGGCGGATTGGCCATGATCACGTCACACCGCTCGTCCCATCGCTCTTCGCTGGTCAGTGTGTCGTACTCGTGAAGGGTCGGATTCGGGAAGCCGTGCAGGTATAGGTTGACGCGCGAAAGGCGCACCATGTCGGGCGCAATGTCATAGCCCCGAAAATTGGTCATCAGCCGCGCCCGCTCGTCCGGGGTGAGGTTCTCGTTGTTCCGTACAATGTGCTTGAACGCCGAGATGAGAAAGCCTGCCGTGCCGCAGGCCGGATCAAGGACGGTGTCATTCTTCTGCGGATCTACAACGGCAACGATAAAGTCGATAATATGGCGCGGGGTGCGGAACTGCCCGGCGTCGCCTTGGGTGCCAAGAACGGAGAGCAGGTATTCGTAGGCATCGCCGAGGCGTTCGCTGTGATCGTAGGTGAACCCGGCGATCTCTTTCAGGAACAGGTTGAGCGTTTCAGGGTCGCGGTATGGCAGGAACACGCCCCTGAAAATGTCCCGAAAGAGTTGAGGAATATTCTTATTCTCGTTCATCTTCTCGATGCCTTCGGCATAGAGACCCAGGCGCTCGTGACCACCGAGGCGCTTGTCGAGCAGATTGGCCCACCGGTATTTCTTGAACTCGCCGATGAAGAACGTCGCCTTGCCGCCCAGTTCTTCGGACTGGCGGTCCATGTCGTCCATGAATTTGTAGATCAGGGCAATCGTAATCTGCTCCACCTGCGATTTCGGATCGGGCACCTTACCGACCAGGATGTCGCGCGCGGAGTCGATTCTTGCTTTGGTGTCAGTATCTAACATCACGTTTTCCTAGGCCGCAAAAGCGTTCAATGAAACATAATCCTTCACGTATTCCGGGATCACGTCCCGCCACTGGTCGAGGGCGCGCACGTCCGCCAGCGACACCTTGGGGTTGTCCGCCAGCTTGGGGAATTCGCGGGAATCCACAATAGCCCGGACGCCTCCGTCGGTGACATACGCTTTGAAGAATTGCCGGATAACCGGCATGTGCATGGCGTCAGGTTTATAGATCGAGACGAACTTCGCCAACTCTTCTTCGAGCAGTTCGTCCTTGGTCTTGAACCGATCAATCTCACCGAACACCTTGGCGAGGATTTCGCGCAATGTGACGCGGCGGTCGAGTTGGACGGCCTTGCGGAGTTTGTCAAGATTGAAGAAGTCCTCCGGCTTGTTGAACAGCGCCGTCACCACGACCTCTTCTGCGCCCTTGATGTCGCCGCGCTCGTACCGCTCGCGGACTTCGAGCGCGGCCTTGACCTTGTCCTCAAACTTCTCGAAGAATTTGCGGTCAATCTTCATGCCGTGGAGGGGGACAGGAATTTCAACATACTCGGCCAGCGGGTCCGGGTTCACGTTTGTGAAAGCTGGCGAGACTAGCGGGGGTGGTGGTGGTTCCGGCCCCAACCCGGTCGGACGCAACGGTGGCAACTTAATGACCTCATCGTAGTTGAATTTCTCCTCGAAATATTCGCAGTTGGCGAAGAAATCGAACAGCTTGAATCGTTCTTTCTGTTTCGTGTGTTCCTCAGTACGCCCACCCTCCTTCTCCACGTAGCGAAACGTATATGTGCGCGTGCCGCGCCCTTTGATTTGGATAAAGTCGGTCGGCGAGAAGATCGGGCGGAGCAGGACGATGTTCAAGATGTCTTCACAGTCGTAGCCGGTCGTCATCATCCCGACCGTGACACAGACGCGGGTCTTTGAACTGATGTGACCGTCCAGAAAGCTGGTGTGTCCATTGAGGTTGTTATTGGCGAAACTGATCGCCATTTGCTGAGCTTCGTCTATCCGCGACGTGACCTGGACGGCGAAGTCCGAGTTGTATTTACCGGGAAACATCGCGTGGGCCAGTTCGTTCAGCTTTTGAGTGATGCGGGTGGCGTGGTCCTGCCGGATGCAGAAGACGATGCTCTTGCCGATCTCGCCGCTGAGCGGATCGCGGAGGGCGTTCTTGAGAAAGGTGTCACAGAATACGCGGTTGGTTTCGTCGGAGAAAAACCTCTTCTCGAAGTCCCGCCCGAAGAACGTCTGCTCGACCAATTCGCCGTCTTCGTTCTCCGACATCACGGAGTAGCCTTCTTCGGCGAGCAGTTCCGTGGTGATCTCGGTCCGCGCGTCCACGACGACCGGGTTCAGCAGGTAATCCTCGCGTACGCCGTCAATCAGACTGTAGCGGAAGGTCGGCGTTCCGCTCTCACAACCAAAGGTCTTGTAGGTGTCCATCAATTGGCGGCGTTCCCACTCGCGCGGATCGCGCTGGTTGATCCTCGCTGGGTCAATCTTCTTGAGGTAGTCCTTCGGCGTCGCGGTCAGGCCGAGTTTGTAGCCAATGAAATATTCGAACACCGCACGACTGTTGCCGCTGATGGAGCGGTGCGCTTCGTCCGAGATCAGCAGGTCAAAGTCTGTCGGCGAAAACAGCCGCCGATACTTGTTGTTGAACTGAAGGCTTTGAACGGTGGATACCACGATGTCGGCCTTGCGCCAGTCGTCACGATTCTCCTTGTAGATGACGGTGCGGTAGTCGTTCTTGAGGAACTGAACAAATCGCTTCTTCGCCTGATCCTCCAGTTCGATGCGGTCCACTAGAAACAGCGCGCGCTTGGCGTTACCGGTGCGCATGAACAGCTTGATGACGGCGGCAGCGATCAATGTCTTACCCGTACCTGTAGCCATCTCAAACAGAAAGCGCGTCTGGCCCTTTCGCGCGGCGGCTTGGAGGGCCGCAATCGCCCGAAGTTGGTACAGGCGAAGGAACTTCAGTTCCGCGTCTTTGATGAAGGCATCACGTTGCGCGGCATCGTTCCACCGAGGATCATTCCGGTAGTTGGGATTCTGAGTGACCGCGACGTAATCGGCTTCAATCTTCTCGGTGGCGATGACGTCAGGGTTTGGTGTGAATGCGTGAAAATGGCCGAGTGACTCGGGCGTCGGGAACTCGGTAATGATGGTTGGGTTGCCGTGCTCCAGGTCCCAGAAGTAATGTAGGTTGCCGTTCGAGAGGATGACGAAGCGAACATTCTGCGAGCGGGCGTACTGACGGGCTTTTTCCTTGCCGACGAGCGGATCGAGATTTTCGCGCTTGGCCTCCAAGACGGCAATCGGGAAACCGCGTCCGTCCAACAGCAGGTAGTCAACAAAGCCGTCGCCGGTCTTCTCGAAATCGTCGCCGAGAGCGTCAAGGGTCTTTTTCTTGAGTTTGACGTGCGCTTCGAGCGCGATATTGGCTGGGCCGGTCTCGTCGTCAAAGAAGCGCCAGCCCGACCGTCGGAGGAGGTCGTTGATCAGAATCCGCGCCTTGGCTTCCTTAGACATTCGTGGTTATCTCGTCTCAGCCCAACCATTGATGTTAGTCAGCATATTTCTACCTCTATTCGTCAATCGATTGCGGCAATTGTCTCTTGTTTTCAAAAGCTCGTCAACTGTGTCCGAAACGCGGTACTGAGCGCCAGGAGCCTTAGCACTTCACGGGGAAATGTTATAGCGCTTGATCTTGCTGTTGAGGGTTTTCAGGTCGATGCCGAGCAGTCGGGCGGCCTGCATCTTTTTGCCTCCGGTGTGATCGAGTATACGGATAAGGTGCAGCCGCTCCATTTCCGCGAGTGAGACGGGACCGACCGACGAGCCTCCCGGGAACCGGGTGTTGGGCGGCAGATCCTCAAGGCCGACGGCATCGCCCGAGGTGAGGATCTGAAGGCGCTCGATCGTATTTGCAAGTTCTCGCACATTG
This genomic window contains:
- the hsdR gene encoding Type-1 restriction enzyme R protein; translated protein: MSKEAKARILINDLLRRSGWRFFDDETGPANIALEAHVKLKKKTLDALGDDFEKTGDGFVDYLLLDGRGFPIAVLEAKRENLDPLVGKEKARQYARSQNVRFVILSNGNLHYFWDLEHGNPTIITEFPTPESLGHFHAFTPNPDVIATEKIEADYVAVTQNPNYRNDPRWNDAAQRDAFIKDAELKFLRLYQLRAIAALQAAARKGQTRFLFEMATGTGKTLIAAAVIKLFMRTGNAKRALFLVDRIELEDQAKKRFVQFLKNDYRTVIYKENRDDWRKADIVVSTVQSLQFNNKYRRLFSPTDFDLLISDEAHRSISGNSRAVFEYFIGYKLGLTATPKDYLKKIDPARINQRDPREWERRQLMDTYKTFGCESGTPTFRYSLIDGVREDYLLNPVVVDARTEITTELLAEEGYSVMSENEDGELVEQTFFGRDFEKRFFSDETNRVFCDTFLKNALRDPLSGEIGKSIVFCIRQDHATRITQKLNELAHAMFPGKYNSDFAVQVTSRIDEAQQMAISFANNNLNGHTSFLDGHISSKTRVCVTVGMMTTGYDCEDILNIVLLRPIFSPTDFIQIKGRGTRTYTFRYVEKEGGRTEEHTKQKERFKLFDFFANCEYFEEKFNYDEVIKLPPLRPTGLGPEPPPPPLVSPAFTNVNPDPLAEYVEIPVPLHGMKIDRKFFEKFEDKVKAALEVRERYERGDIKGAEEVVVTALFNKPEDFFNLDKLRKAVQLDRRVTLREILAKVFGEIDRFKTKDELLEEELAKFVSIYKPDAMHMPVIRQFFKAYVTDGGVRAIVDSREFPKLADNPKVSLADVRALDQWRDVIPEYVKDYVSLNAFAA
- a CDS encoding SAM-dependent methyltransferase, whose translation is MLDTDTKARIDSARDILVGKVPDPKSQVEQITIALIYKFMDDMDRQSEELGGKATFFIGEFKKYRWANLLDKRLGGHERLGLYAEGIEKMNENKNIPQLFRDIFRGVFLPYRDPETLNLFLKEIAGFTYDHSERLGDAYEYLLSVLGTQGDAGQFRTPRHIIDFIVAVVDPQKNDTVLDPACGTAGFLISAFKHIVRNNENLTPDERARLMTNFRGYDIAPDMVRLSRVNLYLHGFPNPTLHEYDTLTSEERWDERCDVIMANPPFMTPTGGIRPHNRFSIKAKRSEVLFVDYIAEHLNSGGRAGVIVPEGIIFQSQNAYKNLRRMLVENYLWAVVSLPAGVFNPYSGVKTSILFLDRNLAKRTDEVLFVKVENDGFNLGAQRRPIEGSDLMGALRIMDSHKKGRQTGENKMAHAVSRKRLLESPDCNLSGDRYRPVATLPNGKWPMVKLGKVCKLEKGASFTRAQAKPGNVPVIAGGQVPSCYHAEANRQPPVITVSASGAYAGFVNYFEVPIFATDCTTIISLDEQKAKTRFVSEILKGKQKAIYGIQKGMAQPHVYAKDLVVIEVPLPPLAEQERIVAELEGYRKVIEGARQVIANYKPTIRIDPAWSVRRLGDIITEKPKNGYSGKPVDFPTKVKVLSLSATTSGRLDIAQFKYLDERISRDSPVRCRKGDIFLQRGNTAELVGTAALFNVDDGDYVYPDLMIRIRANESIVLSEYLIVVLQSPDARAFLKRNASGSAGSMPKINQSIVETVPIPLPPLDIQRQIVAELEAERRLVEANRDLIARVEKKIQVKLAEIWGAE